From a region of the Thermus caldilimi genome:
- a CDS encoding Crp/Fnr family transcriptional regulator, with the protein MDLKQVPLFRDLALEDLKALEHEARARRLKRGEVLFLEGEPVRSLFVVERGLIKVYKLDPEGRKQVVLHLEGPGRVLAEVALFLDRPTYPASAEALEDSQVLAIPKERFFQLVEARPPLARALIRYLARRQGQLLHLLDRLVFHEVRERLCEFLLDKLAQEGQGFHLPTNPELAALLGTVPEAVSRNLGQLYRQGLIRLRGRRVEIPNPEALGELIK; encoded by the coding sequence ATGGACCTCAAGCAGGTTCCCCTCTTCCGAGACCTGGCCCTCGAGGACCTCAAGGCTTTGGAACACGAGGCCCGGGCCAGGCGGCTAAAGCGGGGGGAGGTGCTCTTCCTCGAGGGGGAGCCTGTGCGCTCCCTCTTCGTGGTGGAAAGGGGCCTCATCAAGGTATATAAGCTGGACCCTGAGGGGCGCAAGCAAGTGGTGCTCCACCTGGAAGGCCCAGGACGGGTCCTGGCCGAGGTGGCCCTCTTCCTGGACCGGCCCACCTACCCCGCCAGCGCCGAGGCCCTGGAGGACAGCCAGGTCCTGGCCATTCCCAAGGAACGCTTCTTCCAGCTGGTGGAGGCCCGCCCTCCCTTGGCCCGGGCCCTCATCCGCTACCTGGCCCGTCGCCAGGGGCAGCTTCTCCACCTTCTGGACCGCCTGGTCTTCCATGAGGTGCGGGAGCGGCTTTGCGAGTTTCTCCTGGACAAGCTTGCCCAGGAGGGGCAGGGTTTTCACCTGCCCACCAACCCCGAGCTTGCCGCCCTTTTGGGCACCGTGCCCGAGGCGGTTTCCCGCAACCTAGGCCAGCTCTACCGCCAGGGTCTGATCCGCTTGAGGGGGCGACGGGTGGAGATCCCCAACCCCGAGGCCCTGGGGGAGTTGATCAAGTGA
- a CDS encoding GAF domain-containing protein produces MRPLARLRLDPKGVATVLEADPSLGLEGDSLPCALLVQGQDPFGRPLCARCPVQRELRRGAYRASTPLLLKGRRLRCQGYREGEGFLVELHPERAEPPDLLLELSLLTQHLLKNPERFPEALEDFLRALRQALGMEAAELFLSDPEGHHLILTAYEGLHREAFLERPWFQLGEGYPGLVALRREPFFTHALPEDPRYLRQKVKQLGYQTYICYPLELPQGLIGVLNLASRNPNLDHQEPLETLSRIGPLFASTLYTLLTRLGEVGLQALHQHFYRGEVSEARLSFLQEIRRLTQATGVRAVAREGERWEVGLVPACAMRDCPAWKGRVMGHKNGLPECPEAQGRPRTCLPLWARGEVVAMVTLFHARPPKPATRPAAPALWFSRLAVPFLFPSANQEKADSPELEIYALGQFRLRYRGRELTPKHFGRSGAFQLFKYLLANKDRALYADELCEVLSPHLPPEKARQELYTLVYHLRKTLPGIVEREGEYYRLKLPQDRFLDFERFEELMRKADLEDGLSAFKTLRQALDLYKGPLFGDDPYGEWAEVERNYLQDRALAGLLRLGELAEALGYVEVAKEAYARALKLEPYLEDAQRRLALLRG; encoded by the coding sequence ATGAGGCCCTTAGCCCGGCTACGGCTAGACCCCAAGGGGGTGGCCACGGTCCTCGAGGCCGACCCCTCCTTGGGTCTGGAAGGGGACAGCCTCCCTTGTGCCCTACTGGTCCAGGGGCAGGACCCCTTCGGCCGCCCCCTCTGCGCCCGCTGCCCCGTGCAGCGGGAGCTCAGGCGGGGAGCCTACCGGGCCAGCACCCCCCTTCTCCTCAAAGGAAGGCGGCTGCGTTGCCAGGGGTACCGAGAAGGGGAAGGTTTTTTGGTGGAGCTTCACCCCGAACGGGCCGAGCCCCCGGACCTACTTCTAGAGCTCTCCCTCCTCACCCAGCACCTCCTGAAAAACCCCGAGAGGTTCCCCGAGGCCCTGGAGGACTTCCTCCGCGCCCTCCGCCAAGCCTTGGGGATGGAAGCCGCGGAGCTTTTCCTGAGCGACCCCGAGGGGCACCACCTGATCTTGACGGCCTATGAGGGCCTGCATCGGGAGGCTTTCCTGGAAAGGCCCTGGTTCCAGTTGGGGGAAGGGTACCCCGGCCTCGTGGCCCTGAGGCGGGAACCCTTCTTCACCCACGCCCTCCCGGAAGACCCTCGGTATCTGCGGCAAAAGGTCAAGCAGCTGGGCTACCAGACCTACATCTGCTACCCCTTAGAGCTTCCCCAGGGGCTCATCGGGGTCCTGAACCTGGCCTCCCGCAATCCAAACCTGGACCACCAGGAGCCCCTGGAAACCCTCTCCCGCATCGGCCCCCTCTTCGCCAGCACCCTGTATACCCTTCTTACCCGGCTGGGAGAGGTGGGCTTACAGGCCCTCCACCAACATTTCTACCGGGGCGAAGTTTCCGAGGCCCGGTTGTCCTTCCTGCAGGAGATTCGGCGCCTCACCCAGGCTACTGGGGTCCGGGCGGTGGCACGGGAAGGAGAGCGGTGGGAGGTGGGCCTGGTTCCCGCTTGCGCCATGCGGGATTGCCCCGCCTGGAAGGGGAGGGTGATGGGCCACAAAAACGGGCTTCCCGAATGCCCCGAAGCCCAGGGGCGGCCCAGGACCTGCCTGCCCCTTTGGGCCCGGGGAGAAGTGGTGGCCATGGTCACCCTATTCCACGCCCGTCCCCCCAAGCCCGCCACCCGTCCCGCGGCCCCTGCCCTGTGGTTCTCCAGGCTGGCGGTTCCCTTTCTCTTCCCTTCCGCAAACCAGGAAAAGGCCGATTCCCCGGAGCTGGAAATCTACGCCCTGGGGCAGTTCCGCCTACGGTACCGGGGAAGGGAGCTCACCCCGAAGCATTTCGGCCGGAGCGGGGCCTTCCAGCTTTTCAAGTACCTTCTGGCCAACAAGGACCGGGCCCTCTACGCGGACGAGCTTTGTGAGGTCCTGTCCCCCCATCTGCCACCCGAAAAGGCCCGGCAGGAGCTCTACACCTTGGTTTACCACCTGCGCAAAACCCTCCCGGGCATCGTGGAGCGGGAAGGGGAATACTACCGCCTGAAACTGCCCCAGGATCGCTTCTTGGATTTTGAGCGTTTTGAGGAGCTGATGCGCAAGGCCGACCTCGAGGACGGGCTTTCCGCCTTCAAAACGCTTCGGCAGGCCCTGGACCTCTACAAAGGCCCCCTCTTCGGGGACGACCCCTACGGGGAGTGGGCGGAGGTGGAGCGGAACTACCTGCAGGACCGGGCCCTTGCCGGCCTCCTACGTCTTGGGGAGTTGGCCGAAGCGTTGGGCTACGTGGAAGTGGCCAAGGAAGCCTACGCCCGGGCCCTAAAGCTGGAGCCCTACTTGGAAGACGCGCAAAGGCGCCTGGCCCTCCTCAGGGGGTAA
- a CDS encoding c-type cytochrome, whose amino-acid sequence MKGKRFFPLALLLSLSLALAQDGQALYGQYCAACHGAEGQGIPGAIPPLAGNPKVQDEAHVVKVVREGLSGPLEVNGVTYSGVMPPMPQVSEAEVRAIAQYLKGLSGAQAEAKAPASQVRGDPALGRALYLGQKALQNGGAPCQACHTVAGVGFLGGGSMGKDLTDAAKRLGGEAGLTALLQNPAFPVMREAYKGKPLTEVEASALAAFLVQVANEVPRPASLYLGRFLVAGLVLLGLLLLYQAILWQLRPKSLAERIQDQLRR is encoded by the coding sequence ATGAAGGGCAAACGCTTCTTTCCCCTGGCCTTGCTCCTGTCCCTTTCCCTGGCGCTAGCCCAGGACGGGCAGGCCCTTTACGGCCAGTACTGCGCGGCCTGCCATGGCGCAGAGGGGCAGGGCATCCCCGGGGCCATCCCTCCCTTAGCGGGGAACCCCAAGGTGCAGGACGAGGCCCATGTGGTGAAGGTGGTGCGGGAGGGGCTTTCTGGCCCGCTGGAGGTAAACGGGGTGACCTATAGCGGGGTCATGCCCCCCATGCCCCAGGTGTCCGAGGCCGAGGTCCGGGCCATCGCCCAGTACCTAAAGGGTTTATCGGGTGCGCAAGCCGAGGCCAAGGCGCCCGCTTCCCAGGTCCGAGGGGATCCCGCTTTGGGCCGGGCCCTGTACCTGGGGCAAAAAGCCCTGCAAAACGGTGGGGCGCCCTGCCAAGCCTGCCACACGGTGGCGGGGGTGGGCTTCCTGGGCGGGGGGTCTATGGGGAAAGACCTCACGGATGCCGCCAAGCGCCTAGGGGGCGAGGCAGGGCTTACGGCCCTATTACAAAACCCCGCTTTCCCTGTGATGCGGGAAGCCTACAAGGGCAAGCCCCTGACCGAGGTGGAGGCGTCAGCCCTGGCCGCTTTTTTGGTGCAGGTTGCCAACGAGGTGCCAAGGCCCGCTTCCCTGTACCTGGGTCGGTTCTTGGTGGCGGGGTTGGTCCTTTTGGGGCTCCTGCTGCTTTACCAGGCCATCCTCTGGCAGCTGAGGCCCAAGAGCCTGGCGGAGCGTATCCAAGACCAGCTTAGGAGGTAA
- a CDS encoding FeoA family protein — translation MLSLAQLSPGHRARILRVPPEKRRLLALGLRPGAVVEVLLKAPMGDPLEVRAGETYLLVRQAEAKGILVEALIAPRTP, via the coding sequence ATGCTCTCCCTAGCCCAGCTCTCCCCTGGCCACCGGGCCCGTATCCTCCGGGTGCCCCCGGAAAAGAGGCGGCTTCTCGCCTTGGGGTTAAGACCTGGGGCGGTGGTGGAGGTTCTCCTCAAAGCCCCTATGGGAGACCCCCTCGAGGTCCGGGCGGGGGAAACCTACCTGCTGGTACGCCAAGCAGAGGCTAAGGGAATCCTGGTGGAGGCCCTGATCGCCCCAAGAACCCCATGA